The genomic stretch TTCGAGCACCGGTCGTCGGTCCGCACGTGGCTGCTCGCGATCGCGCGGCGGGTCTGCGCGGACGCCGTCCGCTCCCGCCGGCGCCGGCGGCTCACCCTCGTCCGGGACACCGCTGACCTCGAGCTCCTGGCGGCCGAGGGCGGGCCGGACGACTCCGTCGGCGAGGGTGCCGCCGTCGCCGACCTGCTGTCCCGGCTGGACCCCGACCGGCGCGAGGCGTTCGTCCTCACCCAGCTCCTGGGGCTGCCCTACGCCGACGCGGCCGAGGTGGCCGGCTGCCCCGTCGGCACCATCCGCTCCCGAGTGGCGCGCGCCCGCGCCGACCTGGTCCGAGACCTCGCCGGAGTGAGGACCGCCGACGAGGAGGGCGACGCCGCGCACGCGTGAGCGCCCGCAGGTACCTGGTACCGGCGGCGGCACCTATGCTGCCCGACGGCCCCGTGCCGCCCGTGGCGTCCCGGCCGTTCACCTTCCCGAGACGGAGCCGACGCGTGCCCTTCAGCCTGACGCCCAAGGACTCGAGCTTCTATCCGCTGTTCGCCGCGTCCGCGGAGAACCTCGTGGCCGCCACCGACGTCCTCGGCGAGTTCATCCACGACCACGCCCGGCGCGCCGAGCTGGCCGCGCGGCTGCGCGACCTGGAGCACGAGGCCGACCAGACCACGCACGCGATCTTCCGGCACCTCAACACCAGCTTCGTGACGCCGTTCGACCGCGAGGACATCTACAAGCTCGCCAGCAACCTCGACGACGTCATGGACTTCGTCGAGGCCGCCGCGGACCTCGTCGTCCTCACCGGGCTGGGCACCCTTCCCGCCGAGATGAGCCAGCAGGTCGCCCTCCTCCAGCGCTGCGCGCAGACGACCGCCGAGGCCATGCCGCGGCTGAGGACGCTCAAGGACCTCTCCGACTACTGGATCGAGGTCAACCGCATCGAGAACGAGGCGGACAAGCTCTACCGCCGCCTGCTCTCCCGGCTCTACAGCGGCGAGTTCGACGCCCTGGAGATCCTGAAGCTCAAGGAGGTCGCCGACCAGCTCGAGGAGGCGGCCGACGCCTTCGAGCACATCGCCAACGTGGTCGAGACCATCGCGGTCAAGGAGTCCTGACCCCGGTGTACCGCTGATGGATCCGGCCTTCCTCGGGCTCGTCGTGATCATCCTGGTCGCGCTGGCCTTCGACTACACCAACGGCTTCCACGACGCGGCCAACGCGATCGCCGTCGCCGTCTCCACCAAGGCGCTGACGCCGCGGGTGGCCCTGGCGCTGGCCGCCGTGATGAACCTGGTCGGCGCGCTGCTGTCCACCGAGGTGGCCAAGACCGTGGGCGCCGGGATCATCGAGCCACCGGAGGGCGCCGGGGGTCTGGAGATCGTCTTCGCGGGGGTCGTCGGCGCGATCGTCTGGAACCTGATCACCTGGTGGTACGGACTGCCGTCGTCGTCCTCCCACGCCCTGATCGGCGGCCTGGTCGGCGCCGCCCTCGCCGCGGCCCACTCGGTGCAGTGGATGGGCGTGTTCGAGAAGGTCATCGTCCCGATGATCGTCTCGCCGCTGGTCGGCTTCGGGCTCGGCTACCTGTTCATGCTCGCCCTGCTGTGGGCGTTCCGGCGGTCCCACGTCGCCAGGGCCAACCGCAACTTCAAGCTGGCGCAGATCGTCAGCTCGGCCACGATGGCGCTGGGCCACGGGATGCAGGACGCCCAGAAGACGATGGGCATCATGACCCTCGCCCTGTTCACCGCGGGGGAGATCGACACCTTCGAGGTGCCGTTCTGGGTGGTGCTGTCCGCCGCGGCGGCGATCGCGGCGGGCACCTACGCCGGCGGTTTCCGGATCATGCGGACGATGGGGCGCCGGATCATCCAGCTGACGCCGACCGGCGGGTTCGCCGCGCAGACGGTCGCCTCCAGCGTCATGGTCACCACCGCCACCGTCTTCGCCGTCCCCGTGTCGACGACGCACATCACCACCACGTCGATCATGGGTGTCGGCGCGACCCGGCGGCTGTCGGCGGTCCGCTGGGGCGTGGCCGGCAACATCGTGGGCGCCTGGATCGTGACCCTGCCGGCCGCCGCGGCCGTGGCAGCCGTGACCTACTTCCTGACCGACCTGGTCGTGGGGTGAGATGACCGCGTGACCGGCGCCACCGCACCCGCGCCGGTCGCGCTGGGCACCGCTGCTGGGCGCTGGCTGGTGGCGGTCACGGTGCTCGCGTCGGGCATGGCCTTCCTCGACGGGACCGCCGTGCAGGTGGCGCTGCCCGCGATCGGCCGCGACCTCGAGGCCAACCTGTCGGGGCTGCAGTGGACGGTCAACGGCTACACCCTGGCGCTGGCGGCGCTGATCCTGCTCGGCGGATCGCTCGGCGACCGCTACGGGCGGCGCCGGGTGTTCGTCATCGGCGTGGTCTGGTTCGCCGCCGCCTCCCTGCTGTGCGGCCTGGCGCAGAACACCGGGCAGCTCGTCGCGGCCCGGGCGCTGCAGGGCATCGGCGGCGCGCTGCTGACGCCGGGCAGCCTGGCGCTGATCCAGGCCTCGTTCCGTCCCGGTGACCGCGGCCGGGCCATCGGGCTGTGGTCGTCGCTGTCGGGCATCTCCGCGCTGATCGGCCCCTTCCTCGGCGGGCTGCTGGTCGACGCGGTGAGCTGGCGGCTGGTCTTCCTCATCAACGTGCCGATCGCCGTGGTCATCGTCGCGGTCGCCGGCCGGCACGTGCCCGAGAGCCGGGACGGCGGCCATCACGGCCGGTTCGACGTCGCCGGCGCGGCACTCGGCGCCGTCGCGCTCGGCGGCGTCACCTACGCGCTGATCGCCGGGGCGGACACCTTCGCGCGGACCGACGTCGTCGTCTCCGCGGCGCTCGGCGTGGCCGCGGCGGTCGGCTTCGTCGTCCGTGAGCGGGCGGCCGCGGACCCGATGCTGCCGCTCGGCGTCTTCGCCGACCGTCAGTTCACCGGCGCCAACCTGTCGACCCTCGCCGTCTACGGCGCGCTGGGCGGGAGCGGCCTGTTCCTCGTCCTGCAGCTGCAGAACGTGCTCGGCTACGGCGCCACGGCGGCCGGGGCGGCGATGCTGCCGTCGATCCTGCTGCTCACCCTGCTCTCGCCCCGGGCCGGGGCGCTGGCCCAGCAGATCGGCCCGCGGCTGCCGATGACCGTCGGCCCGCTGGTGATCGCCGCGGGCACGCTCCTGCTGGCCTGGGTGGACGGCGACGCCCCGTACGTCGTCGAGGTACTGCCGGGCACGGTGCTGCAGGGGCTGGGCCTCGCCCTCACCGTGGCGCCGCTGACCGCCACCGTGCTGGGCGCGGCGCCCGACGCGATGGCCGGCGTCGCCAGCGGCGTCAACAACGCCGTCGCCCGCGCGGCCCAGCTGCTGGCGGTCGCGGCCCTGCCGGTCGCGGTTGGCCTCTCCGGCGACGACTACACCGACCCGGTCGCCTTCACCAGCGGCTTCTCCACGGCGATGATCATCTGTGCGGGGCTGTTCGCCGCGGGCGGGCTCACGGCCTGGTCGACGATCCGGTCCGACGTGCTGCAGACCACATCCCGCTGAGTGAGACGTGTTGTGAGCAATCCCGACCGATCTGGTAGACATAGCGCCGTGGCAGAGACGACGGTGCTCCTCGTGGGGCGCATCCATGTCGACCTGCTGCGCGTCTGCGCCAGCCGCTGTCCGGGCCGCTGACTCCCGCGCCTGAGGCGCTCCCCTGCTTTCCGCCGCGCTGCGCCCTGCCCGCGCGCGCCCGCGGTCCCCTGAGACTCGGAGTTCAGTCCCGTGAAGACCCTTGTTCTGCTCGCCCTCGTCGGCCTGGGTGCGCAGCTCGTGGACGGCAGCCTGGGCATGGCCTACGGCGTCACCTCGACCACCCTGCTGCTCGCCATCGGCACCAGTCCCGCGGCCGCCTCGGCCACGGTGCACCTCGCGGAGATCGGGACGACGCTCGCCTCGGGCCTCTCCCACTGGAAGTTCGGCAACGTCGACTGGAAGGTCGTCGCCAAGATCGGCCTCCCCGGCGCGATCGGCGCGTTCGCCGGCGCGACGTTCCTCGCCAGCCTGTCCACCGCGGTCGCGGCCCCGGTGATGTCGCTGATCCTCCTCACGCTCGGCGTCTACATCCTGGTGCGATTCACGCTCCGGGGCATCGACCGCCGGCACCTGGGCAAGCCGATGCGCAAGCGCTTCCTCGGCCCGCTGGGCCTGGTCGCCGGCTTCGTCGACGCCACCGGCGGCGGCGGGTGGGGCCCGGTCGGCACGCCCGCCATCCTGGCCAGCGGCCGGATGGAGCCGCGCAAGGTGATCGGCTCGATCGACACTTCCGAGTTCCTGGTGGCGCTGGCTGCCAGCCTCGGGTTCCTGTTCGCGCTCGGCTCGCAGGGCGTGAACTTCACGTGGGTCGCAGGGCTGCTGATCGGCGGCCTGATCGCCGCGCCGATCGCCGCGTGGCTGGTCCGGCACATCCCGCCCCGGCTGCTCGGCTCCCTGGTCGGCGGCATCATCGTGCTGACCAACACCCGCACGCTGCTGAGGAGCGACTGGATCGACGCCGCCGACGGCACCCGCTACCTGGTGTACGGGGCGATCTACCTGATCTGGGCCGCGGCCGTGGTGTGGTCGTTCATCGAGTACCGGAAGGACCGCGACCTGGAGTCGGCCGAGGCCGTCTCCGCCCTGGCCGAGCGCAACGCGGTGGCCGAGCGCAACGTGGGGACCGAGCAGGAGGCCGCGCCCGTCGCCGAGTCGGTGCCGGCCGGTCGCCCCAGCGCCCCGCGCGACTGACGACCGCATGCGGGGATCAGGTGACCTGATCCCGCAGCGTCCTCCCTCACCGCAGAACGTGGGGGAGGACGCTCGACGATCAGGTCACCTGATCATCGCGGACGCCGGCGAGCAGGTGGGCCTCGATTTCGAACGGCAGGCCGGGTTCGGGGCGGTGCGCCGCCCTGGGCGGGCGCCCGTCTGCCCGCAGCCAGGCCCACGTGTCGGCCACCGAGTCGCGCAGCGGGCGGCTGGGCAACCCGAGCTCGCGCGCACGGGAGGTGTCGACGTCCCAAGCCGTGCGCGCCACGTCGGCCGGCAGCCACAGCGGCAGGTGCACCCACGGCTCGACCCCGGCGGCCAGCAGCGCGGCCTCCGGCACCGGCACCCACTCCGCGTCGCTGCCGGTCACCTCGCGGCAGAGCTCCAGCAGCCCGCCGAGCGTGCTCATGCCGGTCGGCCCGGTCGCGTTCACCGCGCCGGAGAGTCCGCGCTCGACCGCCTCGATCAGCCACTCCGCCAGGTCCCGGGCGTCCACCGCGGCGATCGGCTGCTCCAGTGCATCCGGGACGACGACCCGGCCGCCCCGGGCGATGCGCTCCAGCCACCAGCCGAGCCGGTGGATGGGGTCGTACGGGCCGATGATGAGCCCGGCGCGGGCGGTCAGGAACCGATCGCCCAGCGCCGCGCCCAGGATCCGCTCGCTCGCGGCCTTGATGGGGCCGTACTCCTCGTCGTCCGTCGTCCAGGTCGGCTCGTCGTCCTCCCGACCGATCGGACCGGGCGGCCAGTTCGCGTAGGCGTTCAGGCTGCTGACGAAGGCGTAGGCGCGGACGTCGCCGAGCACCTCGGCGGCGTTGCGGGCCGCGGTGCGCGTCTGGCACGACGTGTCCACGACCAGGTCGGGCGTCCCGTCGGCCAGCGCCTTCGGGAGGGCGTCGGGGTCGTCGCGGTCGCCGTGCAGGGGACGCGCTCCTTCGGGGGGCTCCCCCGAGACGCCGCGGGTGAAGGTGGCGACGTCGTGGCCGCGCTCGAGCGCCGCGGAGGCGACGTGCCGGCCGAGGAAGTGGGTGCCGCCGAGGACGAGGAGCCGCATGCGCTCACTCCAGCCGAGCCGCTCCCCCGCCGTCCAGCCGGTTCGCGGCCGGCGGAATCGGGTTCAGACCGCCCGGCGGTACTCCGGCACCTGGGGCAGGGGCGTGGACCGCGCGGCGGCGAGCACCATCTGCGGCGAGCGGGGCAGCCCGCGCCGCGTGCACAGCCGCAGCGCCCGTGCGCCGGTGAGGACGTCGGTCTCCGGCGGCACGACCAGCAGGTCCGCACGCCGCAGGCCGCCGTCCCAGGTCAGGCAGACCACGCC from Blastococcus sp. PRF04-17 encodes the following:
- a CDS encoding sigma-70 family RNA polymerase sigma factor, producing the protein MDDLQGIAEDAAGGDPLAAAALVRATQTDVWRLCAALGDPGSADDLTQETYLRAFGSLHRFEHRSSVRTWLLAIARRVCADAVRSRRRRRLTLVRDTADLELLAAEGGPDDSVGEGAAVADLLSRLDPDRREAFVLTQLLGLPYADAAEVAGCPVGTIRSRVARARADLVRDLAGVRTADEEGDAAHA
- a CDS encoding DUF47 domain-containing protein — protein: MPFSLTPKDSSFYPLFAASAENLVAATDVLGEFIHDHARRAELAARLRDLEHEADQTTHAIFRHLNTSFVTPFDREDIYKLASNLDDVMDFVEAAADLVVLTGLGTLPAEMSQQVALLQRCAQTTAEAMPRLRTLKDLSDYWIEVNRIENEADKLYRRLLSRLYSGEFDALEILKLKEVADQLEEAADAFEHIANVVETIAVKES
- a CDS encoding inorganic phosphate transporter, yielding MDPAFLGLVVIILVALAFDYTNGFHDAANAIAVAVSTKALTPRVALALAAVMNLVGALLSTEVAKTVGAGIIEPPEGAGGLEIVFAGVVGAIVWNLITWWYGLPSSSSHALIGGLVGAALAAAHSVQWMGVFEKVIVPMIVSPLVGFGLGYLFMLALLWAFRRSHVARANRNFKLAQIVSSATMALGHGMQDAQKTMGIMTLALFTAGEIDTFEVPFWVVLSAAAAIAAGTYAGGFRIMRTMGRRIIQLTPTGGFAAQTVASSVMVTTATVFAVPVSTTHITTTSIMGVGATRRLSAVRWGVAGNIVGAWIVTLPAAAAVAAVTYFLTDLVVG
- a CDS encoding MFS transporter; this encodes MTGATAPAPVALGTAAGRWLVAVTVLASGMAFLDGTAVQVALPAIGRDLEANLSGLQWTVNGYTLALAALILLGGSLGDRYGRRRVFVIGVVWFAAASLLCGLAQNTGQLVAARALQGIGGALLTPGSLALIQASFRPGDRGRAIGLWSSLSGISALIGPFLGGLLVDAVSWRLVFLINVPIAVVIVAVAGRHVPESRDGGHHGRFDVAGAALGAVALGGVTYALIAGADTFARTDVVVSAALGVAAAVGFVVRERAAADPMLPLGVFADRQFTGANLSTLAVYGALGGSGLFLVLQLQNVLGYGATAAGAAMLPSILLLTLLSPRAGALAQQIGPRLPMTVGPLVIAAGTLLLAWVDGDAPYVVEVLPGTVLQGLGLALTVAPLTATVLGAAPDAMAGVASGVNNAVARAAQLLAVAALPVAVGLSGDDYTDPVAFTSGFSTAMIICAGLFAAGGLTAWSTIRSDVLQTTSR
- a CDS encoding sulfite exporter TauE/SafE family protein — its product is MKTLVLLALVGLGAQLVDGSLGMAYGVTSTTLLLAIGTSPAAASATVHLAEIGTTLASGLSHWKFGNVDWKVVAKIGLPGAIGAFAGATFLASLSTAVAAPVMSLILLTLGVYILVRFTLRGIDRRHLGKPMRKRFLGPLGLVAGFVDATGGGGWGPVGTPAILASGRMEPRKVIGSIDTSEFLVALAASLGFLFALGSQGVNFTWVAGLLIGGLIAAPIAAWLVRHIPPRLLGSLVGGIIVLTNTRTLLRSDWIDAADGTRYLVYGAIYLIWAAAVVWSFIEYRKDRDLESAEAVSALAERNAVAERNVGTEQEAAPVAESVPAGRPSAPRD
- a CDS encoding NAD-dependent epimerase/dehydratase family protein, with the translated sequence MRLLVLGGTHFLGRHVASAALERGHDVATFTRGVSGEPPEGARPLHGDRDDPDALPKALADGTPDLVVDTSCQTRTAARNAAEVLGDVRAYAFVSSLNAYANWPPGPIGREDDEPTWTTDDEEYGPIKAASERILGAALGDRFLTARAGLIIGPYDPIHRLGWWLERIARGGRVVVPDALEQPIAAVDARDLAEWLIEAVERGLSGAVNATGPTGMSTLGGLLELCREVTGSDAEWVPVPEAALLAAGVEPWVHLPLWLPADVARTAWDVDTSRARELGLPSRPLRDSVADTWAWLRADGRPPRAAHRPEPGLPFEIEAHLLAGVRDDQVT